A stretch of the Lolium perenne isolate Kyuss_39 chromosome 3, Kyuss_2.0, whole genome shotgun sequence genome encodes the following:
- the LOC127341906 gene encoding uncharacterized protein isoform X2 — translation MPRSTRRRSRKHGREERDRSDSDEDPRPREKGSAREHEKRLSSAASAKLPNAGEASGSSAEGRKKRKSRGEQEADTREERRSGGGEDERKRRKSRGEQEDDTREERREDERVNHRDSKKSRSSDGDVKGKSARNSDRSDEVSRRKSSKGALLEEDGAGEHRRVKERGVEREAEKSKESKQVMVLKGDDIDQQYKMVKDRSRDHDKGDEGRHDASFKDIPRNKEVKTRDLDSDKSRSKCNGTDDRQREDELHDGELEKNGRHRKTKDLSVGKDESHGGSRERQTRPRDVCTKVDGYYEQQHTDEKFKDDMPRGVDKPREEKYKDDRSKVQDRYKNNKYKDDRYKEEERHSRDDRYKEEERHSRDERYKEEERHSRDERYREERSRHEDRHKDVKYKEERSKEEGRHKDERYKEKPRDEEKPRNERSDNSSREKHRDDIYRNSRNQDGGSRGVRSSKDNTRDRSLEKHHKDELNYSDSRYNKNRLNDNEENASAADHRSTKYRDDSKVKKRSYEENGDLEPRNAKEYHGDATTKHRSDVGSFLSSEDRRREYEKVDSRKRDFERKSPSRSSTYHVKEQSRHFPKQEESSPREYGAALGRQRRTSDFQSVDGLNITDANSKESSHLSKDGRILRSDGRPIHFNDRPPSMSDRQVPIRNNLSSNTRHHELLLNGRATENYQSASPGHLHVAPDRSEMDTQRSFDDDTRSQVRERRSSSRSRRSGTIDTARGHGNTWNNPSSWPSSVPNGFGPFQHGPPVPGFHPAIHQFPWMRPPMDMNHAGVHYPLHGHPESFSQFAQPFPWHNSAEEPYLSGLPVWNANRSVVEEYSDSYGGRDLVKNKDSDLQQQSETEVPLPSHTSDKPSLIQFPAQNQSENSEVKPVDESNAAKADAHAPKYKSERTPGPSNVEVDSRFCSTYFKSIDISTSLASPELYKKCITMVGEFELAESSKFSMHRSLKNNKNEHGYQAEGTKYMVKSMFSGKATSVFENAMALYSSSTGSWKSKTLASSSQQESDKTINQASVNMVEESNVTVAEYQSLPCTDMCDEVHNNDQPHLDAGSAKDCTDTGEDKVGSDLGDKSLGINHSEGHSSDAEELQVLGNGEAQPPQVGSIPDVPKEQVSGVISDTTFPSGSQLREGVNLKRIPCSPGST, via the exons gcagAGGGGAGCAAGAGGCTGACACCAGGGAGGAAAGGCGGAGTGGCGGCGGGGAGGatgagaggaagaggaggaagagcagAGGGGAGCAAGAGGATGACACCAGGGAGGAAAGGCGGGAGGATGAGAGGGTTAATCACCGTGACTCGAAGAAGTCGAGGAGTTCGGATGGTGATGTCAAGGGGAAGTCTGCAAGGAATTCTGATAGGTCCGACGAGGTTAGCAGAAGGAAGTCGAGTAAAGGGGCATTGTTGGAggaagatggtgccggcgagCATCGCCGGGTCAAGGAGAGGGGGGTTGAGCGGGAGGCAGAGAagtcaaaagaaagcaagcaagTGATGGTGCTCAAGGGAGATGATATTGATCAGCAGTATAAGATGGTGAAGGATAGGAGTAGGGACCATGATAAGGGGGATGAGGGCAGGCACGATGCATCGTTCAAAGATATACCAAGAAACAAAGAGGTGAAAACACGAGATTTGGATAGCGATAAATCGAGGAGTAAGTGTAATGGAACTGATG ATCGTCAACGTGAAGATGAGTTGCACGATGGAGAACTAGAAAAGAATGGGAGGCACAGGAAAACGAAGGATCTGTCTGTTGGGAAAGATGAGTCACATGGTGGCAGCAGGGAAAGGCAAACCAGGCCTAGGGATGTTTGTACCAAGGTTGATGGATATTACGAGCAACAGCACACAGATGAAAAATTCAAAGATGACATGCCTAGAGGTGTGGACAAACCTAGAGAAGAGAAATATAAGGATGATAGGTCCAAAGTTCAGGATAGGTATAAGAATAACAAATACAAAGATGATAGGTATAAAGAAGAGGAAAGACATAGTAGAGATGATAGGTATAAAGAAGAGGAAAGACATAGTAGAGATGAAAGGTATAAAGAAGAGGAAAGACATAGTAGAGATGAAAGGTACAGAGAGGAAAGGTCTAGACATGAAGATAGACATAAGGATGTAAAATACAAAGAGGAAAGATCTAAAGAGGAGGGCAGACATAAGGATGAAAGATACAAAGAGAAGCCTAGAGATGAAGAGAAGCCTAGGAATGAAAGATCTGACAATAGCTCTAGAGAGAAACATCGAGATGATATTTATAGAAATAGTAGGAATCAAGATGGTGGATCACGGGGAGTGCGGTCCTCAAAGGATAACACTAGAGACAGATCTTTGGAAAAGCACCACAAGGACGAACTTAATTACTCAGATAGCAGGTATAATAAAAATAGACTTAATGACAATGAAGAGAATGCATCTGCTGCTGATCACAGGAGCACCAAGTATAGAGATGATAGCAAAGTGAAGAAACGGTCTTATGAAGAAAATGGTGATCTGGAGCCGAGGAATGCAAAAGAATATCATGGAGATGCTACTACAAAACACAGGTCTGATGTAGGCTCATTTCTATCTAGTGAAGACCGTAGACGGGAATATGAGAAGGTTGATTCTCGGAAGAGGGATTTTGAGAGGAAGAGCCCTTCTAGATCCAGTACATATCATGTGAAGGAGCAAAGCAG GCATTTCCCAAAACAAGAAGAATCCTCACCCAGGGAGTACGGTGCTGCTCTGGGAAGACAGAGACGGACATCTGACTTTCAATCAGTTGATGGTCTCAATATAACTGATGCAAATAGCAAAGAATCCTCTCACCTCTCAAAAGATGGTAGAATTTTGAGATCTGATGGCCGACCAATTCATTTTAATGACAGACCACCATCAATGAGTGATCGGCAAGTTCCTATCCGGAACAATCTGAGCAGTAATACTAGACATCATGAGTTATTATTGAATGGCCGAGCGaccgagaactatcaaagtgcatCACCAGGGCATCTCCATGTGGCACCTGATAGGTCTGAAATGGACACTCAAAGATCCTTTGATGATGATACTAGGAGCCAGGTTAGGGAACGCCGATCAAGCAGCCGCTCTAGAAGAAGTGGTACTATTGATACTGCAAGAGGGCACGGTAACACTTGGAATAATCCCTCTTCATGGCCTTCATCAGTACCTAATGGTTTTGGTCCTTTCCAGCATGGGCCTCCAGTCCCTGGTTTTCATCCAGCTATCCACCAATTCCCTTGGATGCGACCACCTATGGATATGAATCATGCTGGGGTTCATTATCCTCTGCATGGACATCCTGAAAGTTTTTCTCAATTTGCACAACCATTTCCATGGCACAATTCCGCAGAAGAACCATATCTCTCTGGATTGCCAGTTTGGAATGCAAACAGAAGTGTCGTTGAAGAATACTCTGACAGCTATGGCGGACGAGATTTGGTCAAGAATAAAGATTCTGATTTACAGCAGCAGTCAGAGACAGAGGTGCCACTTCCATCTCATACTTCTGACAAGCCTTCACTAATTCAGTTCCCAGCTCAAAATCAAAGTGAGAACTCTGAAGTCAAACCAGTTGATGAGAGCAATGCTGCAAAGGCTGATGCACATGCTCCAAAATATAAATCTGAGAGAACTCCTGGACCTTCTAATGTAGAAGTGGATTCTCGGTTTTGCTCTACCTATTTTAAGAGCATTGACATTTCTACAAGCCTTGCTTCACCAGAGTTGTACAAAAAATGTATTACAATGGTGGGAGAGTTTGAACTGGCTGAATCGTCTAAATTTAGCATGCATCGGTCCTTGAAG AATAATAAAAACGAGCATGGATATCAAGCAGAAGGTACCAAATACATGGTAAAATCCATGTTTTCTGGGAAAGCTACTTCTGTATTTGAG AATGCCATGGCGCTTTATAGTTCAAGCACTGGGTCTTGGAAGTCGAAAACTCTTGCATCATCGTCACAACAAGAAAGTGACAAGACGATCAATCAGGCTTCTGTGAACATGGTGGAGGAAAGCAATGTTACTGTAGCTGAGTATCAGTCATTGCCGTGTACTGATATGTGCGATGAAGTACACAATAACGACCAGCCTCATCTTGATGCTGGGTCGGCAAAAGATTGCACCGACACAGGAGAAGACAAGGTGGGCTCAGACCTTGGGGACAAAAGCCTCGGCATCAACCATAGTGAGGGGCATTCTTCTGACGCCGAGGAGCTGCAAGTTCTGGGCAACGGCGAGGCGCAGCCCCCTCAGGTGGGCAGCATTCCCGACGTTCCGAAAGAACAGGTTTCTGGTGTCATTTCTGACACTACATTTCCCTCTGGTTCTCAGTTGCGCGAGGGTGTTAATTTAAAACGGATACCTTGCTCTCCTGGGAGTACTTAA
- the LOC127341906 gene encoding uncharacterized protein isoform X1 yields the protein MPRSTRRRSRKHGREERDRSDSDEDPRPREKGSAREHEKRLSSAASAKLPNAGEASGSSAEGRKKRKSRGEQEADTREERRSGGGEDERKRRKSRGEQEDDTREERREDERVNHRDSKKSRSSDGDVKGKSARNSDRSDEVSRRKSSKGALLEEDGAGEHRRVKERGVEREAEKSKESKQVMVLKGDDIDQQYKMVKDRSRDHDKGDEGRHDASFKDIPRNKEVKTRDLDSDKSRSKCNGTDADRQREDELHDGELEKNGRHRKTKDLSVGKDESHGGSRERQTRPRDVCTKVDGYYEQQHTDEKFKDDMPRGVDKPREEKYKDDRSKVQDRYKNNKYKDDRYKEEERHSRDDRYKEEERHSRDERYKEEERHSRDERYREERSRHEDRHKDVKYKEERSKEEGRHKDERYKEKPRDEEKPRNERSDNSSREKHRDDIYRNSRNQDGGSRGVRSSKDNTRDRSLEKHHKDELNYSDSRYNKNRLNDNEENASAADHRSTKYRDDSKVKKRSYEENGDLEPRNAKEYHGDATTKHRSDVGSFLSSEDRRREYEKVDSRKRDFERKSPSRSSTYHVKEQSRHFPKQEESSPREYGAALGRQRRTSDFQSVDGLNITDANSKESSHLSKDGRILRSDGRPIHFNDRPPSMSDRQVPIRNNLSSNTRHHELLLNGRATENYQSASPGHLHVAPDRSEMDTQRSFDDDTRSQVRERRSSSRSRRSGTIDTARGHGNTWNNPSSWPSSVPNGFGPFQHGPPVPGFHPAIHQFPWMRPPMDMNHAGVHYPLHGHPESFSQFAQPFPWHNSAEEPYLSGLPVWNANRSVVEEYSDSYGGRDLVKNKDSDLQQQSETEVPLPSHTSDKPSLIQFPAQNQSENSEVKPVDESNAAKADAHAPKYKSERTPGPSNVEVDSRFCSTYFKSIDISTSLASPELYKKCITMVGEFELAESSKFSMHRSLKNNKNEHGYQAEGTKYMVKSMFSGKATSVFENAMALYSSSTGSWKSKTLASSSQQESDKTINQASVNMVEESNVTVAEYQSLPCTDMCDEVHNNDQPHLDAGSAKDCTDTGEDKVGSDLGDKSLGINHSEGHSSDAEELQVLGNGEAQPPQVGSIPDVPKEQVSGVISDTTFPSGSQLREGVNLKRIPCSPGST from the exons gcagAGGGGAGCAAGAGGCTGACACCAGGGAGGAAAGGCGGAGTGGCGGCGGGGAGGatgagaggaagaggaggaagagcagAGGGGAGCAAGAGGATGACACCAGGGAGGAAAGGCGGGAGGATGAGAGGGTTAATCACCGTGACTCGAAGAAGTCGAGGAGTTCGGATGGTGATGTCAAGGGGAAGTCTGCAAGGAATTCTGATAGGTCCGACGAGGTTAGCAGAAGGAAGTCGAGTAAAGGGGCATTGTTGGAggaagatggtgccggcgagCATCGCCGGGTCAAGGAGAGGGGGGTTGAGCGGGAGGCAGAGAagtcaaaagaaagcaagcaagTGATGGTGCTCAAGGGAGATGATATTGATCAGCAGTATAAGATGGTGAAGGATAGGAGTAGGGACCATGATAAGGGGGATGAGGGCAGGCACGATGCATCGTTCAAAGATATACCAAGAAACAAAGAGGTGAAAACACGAGATTTGGATAGCGATAAATCGAGGAGTAAGTGTAATGGAACTGATG CAGATCGTCAACGTGAAGATGAGTTGCACGATGGAGAACTAGAAAAGAATGGGAGGCACAGGAAAACGAAGGATCTGTCTGTTGGGAAAGATGAGTCACATGGTGGCAGCAGGGAAAGGCAAACCAGGCCTAGGGATGTTTGTACCAAGGTTGATGGATATTACGAGCAACAGCACACAGATGAAAAATTCAAAGATGACATGCCTAGAGGTGTGGACAAACCTAGAGAAGAGAAATATAAGGATGATAGGTCCAAAGTTCAGGATAGGTATAAGAATAACAAATACAAAGATGATAGGTATAAAGAAGAGGAAAGACATAGTAGAGATGATAGGTATAAAGAAGAGGAAAGACATAGTAGAGATGAAAGGTATAAAGAAGAGGAAAGACATAGTAGAGATGAAAGGTACAGAGAGGAAAGGTCTAGACATGAAGATAGACATAAGGATGTAAAATACAAAGAGGAAAGATCTAAAGAGGAGGGCAGACATAAGGATGAAAGATACAAAGAGAAGCCTAGAGATGAAGAGAAGCCTAGGAATGAAAGATCTGACAATAGCTCTAGAGAGAAACATCGAGATGATATTTATAGAAATAGTAGGAATCAAGATGGTGGATCACGGGGAGTGCGGTCCTCAAAGGATAACACTAGAGACAGATCTTTGGAAAAGCACCACAAGGACGAACTTAATTACTCAGATAGCAGGTATAATAAAAATAGACTTAATGACAATGAAGAGAATGCATCTGCTGCTGATCACAGGAGCACCAAGTATAGAGATGATAGCAAAGTGAAGAAACGGTCTTATGAAGAAAATGGTGATCTGGAGCCGAGGAATGCAAAAGAATATCATGGAGATGCTACTACAAAACACAGGTCTGATGTAGGCTCATTTCTATCTAGTGAAGACCGTAGACGGGAATATGAGAAGGTTGATTCTCGGAAGAGGGATTTTGAGAGGAAGAGCCCTTCTAGATCCAGTACATATCATGTGAAGGAGCAAAGCAG GCATTTCCCAAAACAAGAAGAATCCTCACCCAGGGAGTACGGTGCTGCTCTGGGAAGACAGAGACGGACATCTGACTTTCAATCAGTTGATGGTCTCAATATAACTGATGCAAATAGCAAAGAATCCTCTCACCTCTCAAAAGATGGTAGAATTTTGAGATCTGATGGCCGACCAATTCATTTTAATGACAGACCACCATCAATGAGTGATCGGCAAGTTCCTATCCGGAACAATCTGAGCAGTAATACTAGACATCATGAGTTATTATTGAATGGCCGAGCGaccgagaactatcaaagtgcatCACCAGGGCATCTCCATGTGGCACCTGATAGGTCTGAAATGGACACTCAAAGATCCTTTGATGATGATACTAGGAGCCAGGTTAGGGAACGCCGATCAAGCAGCCGCTCTAGAAGAAGTGGTACTATTGATACTGCAAGAGGGCACGGTAACACTTGGAATAATCCCTCTTCATGGCCTTCATCAGTACCTAATGGTTTTGGTCCTTTCCAGCATGGGCCTCCAGTCCCTGGTTTTCATCCAGCTATCCACCAATTCCCTTGGATGCGACCACCTATGGATATGAATCATGCTGGGGTTCATTATCCTCTGCATGGACATCCTGAAAGTTTTTCTCAATTTGCACAACCATTTCCATGGCACAATTCCGCAGAAGAACCATATCTCTCTGGATTGCCAGTTTGGAATGCAAACAGAAGTGTCGTTGAAGAATACTCTGACAGCTATGGCGGACGAGATTTGGTCAAGAATAAAGATTCTGATTTACAGCAGCAGTCAGAGACAGAGGTGCCACTTCCATCTCATACTTCTGACAAGCCTTCACTAATTCAGTTCCCAGCTCAAAATCAAAGTGAGAACTCTGAAGTCAAACCAGTTGATGAGAGCAATGCTGCAAAGGCTGATGCACATGCTCCAAAATATAAATCTGAGAGAACTCCTGGACCTTCTAATGTAGAAGTGGATTCTCGGTTTTGCTCTACCTATTTTAAGAGCATTGACATTTCTACAAGCCTTGCTTCACCAGAGTTGTACAAAAAATGTATTACAATGGTGGGAGAGTTTGAACTGGCTGAATCGTCTAAATTTAGCATGCATCGGTCCTTGAAG AATAATAAAAACGAGCATGGATATCAAGCAGAAGGTACCAAATACATGGTAAAATCCATGTTTTCTGGGAAAGCTACTTCTGTATTTGAG AATGCCATGGCGCTTTATAGTTCAAGCACTGGGTCTTGGAAGTCGAAAACTCTTGCATCATCGTCACAACAAGAAAGTGACAAGACGATCAATCAGGCTTCTGTGAACATGGTGGAGGAAAGCAATGTTACTGTAGCTGAGTATCAGTCATTGCCGTGTACTGATATGTGCGATGAAGTACACAATAACGACCAGCCTCATCTTGATGCTGGGTCGGCAAAAGATTGCACCGACACAGGAGAAGACAAGGTGGGCTCAGACCTTGGGGACAAAAGCCTCGGCATCAACCATAGTGAGGGGCATTCTTCTGACGCCGAGGAGCTGCAAGTTCTGGGCAACGGCGAGGCGCAGCCCCCTCAGGTGGGCAGCATTCCCGACGTTCCGAAAGAACAGGTTTCTGGTGTCATTTCTGACACTACATTTCCCTCTGGTTCTCAGTTGCGCGAGGGTGTTAATTTAAAACGGATACCTTGCTCTCCTGGGAGTACTTAA